Genomic segment of Notolabrus celidotus isolate fNotCel1 chromosome 1, fNotCel1.pri, whole genome shotgun sequence:
AAGTTCTCTGGTTAAAGGGTTGAGCTATCGAGACACAGAGGAAGGCAGAGCATGTAGAGAGGCAGGGTCTATCTCTGAAGGGTAGGGAGTGGCCAGAGCTTGCATGCTGAtgagtgatggagagaggaagggTACATGTGGGTGGGgtgacagggaggaggagggggaggcgtGACGGCAGTGGGACAGCTTACTTAGAGCATAAAAGCCTCTCTTGCTCTTCAGTCCGATGTCCTGTTGCCTCACGAGCATCTCCAGCCTCCAGCACTACATCTTTTCCTAGAGACCAGAACAAGGCCAACCATGAACCCAGCGGGCCATACCTCAACTTCTTACAGGCGCACCTTCGGGAGCCCTCACCCAATCTCCATATCCTCCTACTCTCCTGTGTCCTCCCGTATGACTGCTTCTTCGGGACGCTACATGCGTTCAATGTCCCCTGCGGTTTCATCCCGCTCCACCACCTACCACCAACAGCGCTCCCGCCCGGTCGCCCAGCCTCCCCGCCTCTCCTACGACAAGGTGGACTTCACCCTGTCCGAAGCCATCAACGCAGAGTTCCTCACCACCCGCAGCAATGAGAAGGCCGAGCTGCAGGAGCTCAACGACCGCTTCGCCAGCTTCATCGAGAAGGTGCGCTACCTGGAGCAGCAGAACGGCTCTCTGCAGCAGGAGCTCAACCAGATTAAAGGCCAGCAGCAACATGGGCAGCCCAACCGCGCCACCGAGATATTCCAGGAGGAGATGAGGGAGATGAGGCGCCAGATGGACGACATCGGAAAGGAGAGGGACCAGTACCTGCTGGAGAGGGACAACCTGGCTGAGGACATTTCCCTTCTCAAGCAGAGGTTGGTACCAATGCTAACTTAAAACAAGAAAGTATGATGCATCgatgcaaaaaaagaaagttagaaAGGTGGGCTTTTACTTTGGTTTAAGATTGGCCTGATAAAAAGCAGACTGAACAAAGTTTGAGAAACTGTCtctaggaaaaaaaacagaactaagTCATTTCAGAACATGTTGCACAAGAAAAAGTTGAACCTTTTTTTGAACTGTATTGTccaaacaaagcaaacactCTTCTCTTTTACTGATTCTAATCTTTCTCTATTTTGCGTTATTCAGTCATGTCCTGTTTTTCAGCCATGTGTCTGATGTGCGACTGTTACGATAGACTGTAAAGCACAGAGTCCACAGGGTGTTTGCCACTTGGGTCCAGTGTTGATGCTGGTGTAGGGCGTGGCACTTCAGCAGACTGGACACCACAAAGCGGCAGCATGATACATGACATTGCACGGCATCTTGCGCATGACTGTGTCTTGTAATGTTACAGGACAGGACATCGAAGTAGGAGAAGAGCAAAGTGACCCTCAGATAAACGAGGACACTTGATGCCAAATCACATAGTGAAGTGTTTGGCGATGAATCATTCTCTAATTTATTGGATCTTTTAGAAACATGCACTCAAACTGTAAAAGGAGAAAGGATGGGCTCACCAGTCAAAGGGTGGGGCCAGCTGAGGAgcagggaggggagagggagggagaggaaaccAGAGGAAGAGAGGTTGGGTATCAGGCGCGGTGAGAATAGCATCAGGAAAAATCAATGTGACTCAATGACTCCATTAGGTGTGTTTGCAGTGTCCCTCCGTGCTGATGGGAGGATGCCAAAGACCCCATTAGGACAAAAGGACCCCTGTAACGCAGCATGAATTAAAGATGAGGAAGCAGAGCCCACTATGATTCTTTCCCCACTAATCCACTTAATGTCCAGTCCGGACACGGCTTGTGTCTGACAGGATATACTGAACCGAGTGTCCAGACATCGACCACACAGAAGTCCCATCAGTCAGAGAGTGTCTGCGGAGAATGAGGAAACTTACATTTTCATATAATTTGTGAGGAGTCATTGCAATGACTCATGAATCTTAACTGAGTTTGCAAGAGCTTTATGACATTTTCAATTCCCATtttctcatttctgcagatttgatATCATTGTTCCTATAAATGTCCCTCCCACTTTCTGTACTCTTAATGAAAAGTGTATCTATAACCTTGTTTAGTGTGTGCAGATGACCTCATTGAACTGAGGAGAAATCACATTAGATATGAGGAGCAGCTGTTGATCCCATTGAGTGCACCCCCTAacccttttttaaagaaagacagTGAATTAACTAATTGATCCAGAAAGCTTTCTGCCAGCTGATACCCAGCTGCAACCCCTCACCACAAAGAGTATTTTTGGTTCAATTTatcatttcctcctctcttcccacAAGACAGTCCTAAAGTGATTCTGTGCAGTGTTTGAATATTTTGTCTCTTGTCTTGTTCTCAAGGCTGGATGAAGAAGGTCAGAAGAGGGCAGATGCTGAGAATAACCTGGCTGCCTTCCGCAAGGTAAATATTAAGTTTGTTGGATCCTTATCAACATCTTGATTAGCATGTGCACGGTCTCAAATAACAATTCAGAGAAATGACTTTGCTTAATCTGGAACACTTACACAATGGTGAAATTATAATGTGACAGAGCTGGTTTCTAAAACTTCACAgcaaagagacatttttttgGCCACAGCACTTTTCTATTGATCCACTTTATACAAGTGAAGGTATAGGCAGTTGTATACAGAAAGTCCTACACAGTATGCAATGTAATTCTCTGTAGCAAAGGGAACTTTTAGGGAACTTACACTCTCATATTTCTTTAGTATTTTCACATCTAACACCAGTGATACATGTTTACTTTTAAATATAGTTCAAGATGATGAGGTTGTTAAAGAATGGATGAAATATTTAgcaactttttttatgtttattaaaaaattaGGATGTGGACGATGCTACACTGTCCCGTCTGGAGCTTGAGAGGAAAATTGAGTCTCTGATGGATGAAATTGAATTCCTAAAGAAGCTCCATGATGAAGTAAGTGATGCTCCTCCTCTCAACTTTTCCACTATTTGTATAACAGATGAGTCTTTTTATTCACAGGAGACATGTATAACAATTTGTTATCAGACCTGCAATAGAAACATCAAGCCTAAACTTCAAggatgagaaatgaagccaatgcagaagtattaagaactgcagttcttcaagtagCCCCTTGAGgcaaactacaaaaacaagtcAATCCTAATAGAGGCAAATATCAAAAGGCCCAACTTAACTGCAGACTTAAACATATTGATGACCTCACCCAGAACTGTCCAAGGGGACATATTTTATATCATTGATCTATTTGAATTACTTTTTAGCTTAAAGTCACTTAAAGGGTTGTGGCCCCTTTTCCACATCAGAAAGAAAGCAGGTTTTGGGGATAAGAAGACAAGTTTGTGTCACCTATCTTCAACAAGCCTGAGTCCCACACCCTTGATATGCAACTCTGATCTGCCACCATTTTATACTTATATGtttcaaatgtgtttctttaatttgaaatatgGGCCAATCCAGATCTTCACCTGTGATTGTCTTTGTGGCTGCTTATCAATCCAGGAGCTGTGAAATGACCACAATTTGTCAGATAATTGAAATTTGGATGACTTACGACCTGGAACGCAGTAGTGGGACATGATAGAAATATCTAAAGATGGCCGCTATGGGAATTAAGTTCATTGCAAAGGTATTCAATGTGCCAGACCAACAATCTGgaaattattttccacagcTGAGGGGCTTTCACAACTATGTCACATGTTGAATTGAGAGAGTTGAGGCTAAAAGCTGTCTGTTCAGATATGTTTAAACTCTGGGAAGTTGGGCTAAATTTTGTTTTTGCCCATGTGATGTAGCACACACTTTTGCATAGCAATTAGGCACAGAGTTTCcgaaagaggaaaataaataactgagtgtcatctgcataaaagtTGAATGAAATGCATCAATCCATGTGTCGAAATGgatcatcattttttaatatcCTGATGTTATCAGGAAATCCAAGATGTCCAAGTGAGCGTTCAGACCCAGCAGCTGAAGATGGAGGTGGACAGCAGTGCCAGGCCTGACCTCACTGGTGCTCTGAGGGACATCAGGGCCCAGTATGAGAACATCGCCATGAAGAACATGCAGGAATCTGAGGATTGGTACAAGTCTAAGGTCGGCAGATAGACGTCACACAGAGAATAGCACATAGATGCACCAACAAGTATTCATTATTGTGTGCTTTGTCCTTTTATCTCTGCAGTTTGCTGATTTGACTGAGTCTGCAAAGCGAAACACTGATGCTCTGAGGCAGGCCAAGCAGGAAGCCAATGAGTCCAGGAGGCAGATTCAGTCCCTCAACTGTGAAATTGATGCTTCGAAGAACACTGTGAGGCTTCACATAACTTTCAAAGCACCTACTTTTAAAGCAACTACTAATTAATACTCCATCATTCCACACATAACACCCTCTCACTGAActgtttactgctgttttcCCAGAATGAGGCTCTGCTGAGGCAGATGCGTGAAATGGAGGACCAGTTTGGCAATGAGATTGCCAACTCCCAGGACAACGTAGGCAGGCTGGAGGATGAGATTCGCCACCTGAAGGAGGAGATGGCTCGCCATCTTCGCGAGTACCAGGACCTCCTTAATGTCAAAATGGCTCTGGACATTGAGATCGCTACTTACCGTAAACTgctggagggggaggagagcagGTGAGAGGAAATTATGCTGGCTCTTGTCTATGTATCTGTTTCAGATTTTACAATTTAGATGCATATGCAGGTGAAACTAATGTCACTTGACAGATAATAGGATAATATTGGCCACCATTGTATCAGTTTCAGATCCAGTGCATGATTATAAACTTGATCTTAATTTTCCTGTATGTGATAAATGACATTGCAGTAATCACATGGCTTAAAATGAAACTTTGTCTCCTACAGCCATCTCTGTAAATAATGAATTAATATGAATGTAACTTGACAGTTCATTACAGATTAATGAAtaacatcatatttttttatcctttgtttAGGATTACTGTTCCCATCATGAATATTGGCATGAGCAATCACTATGGTGACCGAGGTaagttaaaggcacagtgtgtagaaattagAATATATAATGATATCTGGCAGTCAGATTTTAGACTCAAACcctcccttgctcacccttcCCATCTGTGAAGCGACGGTGGGCTTTGAGggcaagaagctgctgtgatgcatgataagtttGATCCTCCATTTTTCCCGATCAAAAACGTCTATCAGTACAATTATTTTGTGCAAAAGTACTCTCTTCGTCGTCTTAACTTTCACATGGGCACCTCcagaatacaaaaacatgtatgATACTAGTCTGTTCATTCTGTGCTACCGTAGAAACATTGCactgcaagatggcagcctccatggaagggggtGGGTTCTTATGTAGATACAAAAGGCTCATTTAAAGttagcaaaaacaaaatgatttatatccaggtgattatacactaattGAAACATTCTTATTagtattatattccatttctaccaagtctgtacAGCTAAAAAACACTAGATACTAACACTGCACCTTACATACCTAGGTAATGAGCCTGCATCAATTCATAAACCTACTTTAAGGAGTTTTTGACCAGTCACAAACTTGGCTCCGCTTGAGGCTTTGTATGAACTACACACGGTGGCTGACAAGGACAGAATGAACAATCTTTCAACaggagaaacatgctgcaaactAAAATGgtgcaaataagaaaaaaaaacgtgcTTAAGTCCAAAACAAACTCTCCTTATCTATCAATCTAAATCTCCTGgcttgtgttatttttacttTGCGCCGTGATATCAAACTATGCCACCTTTCCATCTTAACATTAAGTTCAGTATCTTCTCCTGTTCCTTGATAGTAAAGCTATTTCACTTAGTGTGAAATGGCCTGGAGCACTTACAGTCTGGATTAGCAATGGTTtcctgatttgtttgttttttactttgcatcatttgtttatttatttattatttaaaaggatcaTGCATATTAATTA
This window contains:
- the prph gene encoding peripherin; this translates as MNPAGHTSTSYRRTFGSPHPISISSYSPVSSRMTASSGRYMRSMSPAVSSRSTTYHQQRSRPVAQPPRLSYDKVDFTLSEAINAEFLTTRSNEKAELQELNDRFASFIEKVRYLEQQNGSLQQELNQIKGQQQHGQPNRATEIFQEEMREMRRQMDDIGKERDQYLLERDNLAEDISLLKQRLDEEGQKRADAENNLAAFRKDVDDATLSRLELERKIESLMDEIEFLKKLHDEEIQDVQVSVQTQQLKMEVDSSARPDLTGALRDIRAQYENIAMKNMQESEDWYKSKFADLTESAKRNTDALRQAKQEANESRRQIQSLNCEIDASKNTNEALLRQMREMEDQFGNEIANSQDNVGRLEDEIRHLKEEMARHLREYQDLLNVKMALDIEIATYRKLLEGEESRITVPIMNIGMSNHYGDRDYEHTPDTKGKRTVVIKTVETRDGEVVKESRREKDRESERVDKDDQDE